Proteins encoded within one genomic window of Parolsenella massiliensis:
- a CDS encoding SIS domain-containing protein, whose amino-acid sequence MVNALVVCRAGVGSSMLLQTKIQQICAKRGYRIDVTHGKLEDLIGYDGDVIITMSDLAPEIEGKFPSVISIFDITNEEEIGQKMGEFITSHDHISSAADDKKAVDVFLGIMKEQVAAFMDAIDYDSITAAKRLIQESEANGGRLHVTGIGKPGHVSGYAASLFSSTGTPTYELHGTECVHGSAGQVKPGDVVIAISNSGNTSELKATVSCLKGNGVKIISLTGNPDSWLAKEGDVTLIAGVKEEGDPMNKPPRASIIVEILMLQSLSILLQEDFGLNPQQYVKWHPGGSLGASIREGK is encoded by the coding sequence ATGGTTAATGCCCTGGTTGTCTGCCGAGCCGGCGTCGGTTCCAGCATGCTGCTCCAGACGAAGATCCAGCAGATCTGCGCCAAGCGCGGCTACCGCATCGACGTCACGCACGGCAAGCTCGAGGACCTCATCGGCTATGACGGAGACGTCATCATCACCATGAGCGACCTCGCCCCCGAGATCGAGGGCAAGTTCCCCAGCGTCATCAGCATCTTCGACATCACCAACGAGGAGGAGATCGGCCAGAAGATGGGCGAGTTCATCACGTCCCACGACCACATCTCCTCTGCCGCCGATGACAAGAAGGCCGTCGACGTCTTCCTCGGCATCATGAAGGAGCAGGTCGCCGCCTTCATGGACGCCATCGACTACGACTCCATCACCGCCGCCAAGCGCCTGATCCAGGAGTCCGAGGCCAACGGCGGCCGCCTGCACGTGACGGGCATCGGCAAGCCGGGTCACGTCTCCGGCTACGCCGCGTCGCTGTTCTCCTCCACCGGCACCCCCACCTACGAGCTCCACGGCACCGAGTGCGTCCACGGCTCCGCTGGCCAGGTCAAGCCCGGCGACGTCGTCATCGCCATCTCCAACTCGGGCAACACCTCCGAGCTCAAGGCCACCGTCTCCTGCCTCAAGGGCAACGGCGTCAAGATCATCTCCCTCACGGGCAACCCCGACAGCTGGCTGGCCAAGGAGGGTGACGTCACCCTCATCGCCGGCGTCAAGGAGGAGGGCGACCCCATGAACAAGCCGCCTCGCGCCTCCATCATCGTCGAGATCCTCATGCTCCAGAGCCTCTCGATCCTGCTGCAGGAGGACTTCGGTCTGAACCCGCAGCAGTACGTCAAGTGGCACCCGGGCGGATCGCTCGGCGCGTCCATCCGCGAGGGCAAGTAG